A portion of the Halobacillus ihumii genome contains these proteins:
- a CDS encoding nucleotidyltransferase domain-containing protein has translation MDDHLTIRGQALNELRELVVDHFSSEQVRVYLFGSWARQEEKQSSDIDIAIDSVIPLDGSKWNQLIDVIENSTIIG, from the coding sequence ATGGACGATCATCTAACTATTCGGGGGCAAGCTCTTAATGAGTTAAGGGAGTTAGTCGTTGATCATTTTTCTTCAGAACAGGTTCGCGTCTATTTATTCGGTTCATGGGCTCGGCAGGAGGAAAAGCAAAGTTCAGATATTGATATTGCTATCGATTCTGTAATTCCTTTAGATGGATCAAAATGGAATCAGTTGATAGATGTAATAGAAAATTCTACGATTATAGGGTAG
- a CDS encoding nucleotidyltransferase substrate binding protein, producing the protein MERLRRRLESAEKALSSLEKLVVLEKLTEVERDAAIQRFEFSFEACWKAGRQYLYDIEGLDIGSPKSVIRSSREVNLFSDEETVTALNMVNEEAAVNCRFGWKAKYIFVAGYNHQL; encoded by the coding sequence ATGGAAAGATTACGCCGCCGGTTAGAATCTGCAGAGAAAGCACTGTCTTCACTTGAAAAATTGGTTGTACTTGAAAAGCTGACTGAGGTAGAGCGGGATGCGGCCATTCAACGTTTTGAGTTTTCCTTCGAAGCTTGTTGGAAAGCAGGTAGACAGTATTTATATGATATCGAAGGGCTGGATATCGGATCCCCTAAGAGTGTCATCCGGAGCAGCAGGGAAGTAAATCTATTCAGTGATGAGGAAACGGTAACGGCATTGAACATGGTGAATGAAGAAGCAGCTGTAAATTGCAGGTTTGGGTGGAAAGCGAAGTATATTTTCGTAGCGGGCTATAATCACCAATTATAG
- a CDS encoding YfhE family protein, which translates to MGRKIQYQPVAGNEPSDAQEVNYAKEFKQADIAGGYRKSKLKEAKSENPNLR; encoded by the coding sequence ATGGGAAGAAAAATACAGTATCAGCCTGTTGCAGGAAACGAGCCATCAGACGCTCAAGAAGTAAACTATGCGAAAGAATTTAAGCAAGCGGATATTGCTGGTGGATATCGTAAATCCAAGCTTAAAGAAGCTAAAAGTGAAAATCCAAACTTGAGATAA
- a CDS encoding GNAT family N-acetyltransferase → MEKHQNLALEDTAHVFGSFRKADGKHLGMVDFSTLERMDFQWARIGYTIHNQHWGNGYGREAVKRALHIAFKELGFHRIKAHINTDNAASVKLAQSVGMEFECVRKGFIYEFGQWNDNAVYYINSNE, encoded by the coding sequence GTGGAAAAACATCAAAATTTAGCTTTAGAAGATACAGCTCACGTATTTGGGAGCTTTCGAAAAGCAGATGGCAAGCATTTAGGGATGGTAGATTTCTCTACTTTAGAAAGGATGGACTTCCAATGGGCAAGAATCGGGTACACGATTCATAATCAACATTGGGGAAATGGATATGGGAGAGAGGCCGTAAAACGGGCCCTTCACATAGCCTTTAAGGAACTGGGTTTTCACCGTATCAAAGCACACATAAATACGGACAATGCTGCTTCTGTAAAATTAGCTCAAAGTGTCGGGATGGAATTTGAGTGCGTCAGAAAAGGGTTCATTTATGAATTTGGTCAGTGGAATGACAATGCAGTGTATTACATAAATTCAAATGAATAG
- a CDS encoding DUF3231 family protein has protein sequence MGEGKNIQLTSAEITQLWTAYMNDTALMCNFEYFLAKVEDKEVQSLLHQALDIVRSNVKTLTGIFNQEDYPLPYGFNLEEDVDVSAPRLFSDTYLLNYLHEGGQVVLQAYSIMLSTSVRSDIFSYFKERVGVITEFLGQVKVLLLTKGLYIRSPYLPTPETYDFVEDQSFLTGYFGERRPLVGTEMLNLYTNFQRNALGVATMIGFSQVAKSKEVRKFLVRGKEIAAKHCEVFGSKMREDDIPMPMTWETEVTDSITYTFSDKLMMFYSTALIGLSVGYYGTAMAMSPRRDLGVMYTRLIAEILKYAEDGAKIMIKNGWMEEPPRALDRDELANKKNN, from the coding sequence GTGGGAGAAGGAAAAAACATACAGCTGACTTCAGCAGAGATTACCCAGCTTTGGACAGCTTACATGAATGATACTGCATTAATGTGCAATTTTGAATATTTTTTGGCAAAAGTGGAGGATAAGGAAGTTCAATCACTTCTCCATCAGGCATTAGATATTGTCCGAAGCAATGTGAAAACACTAACGGGCATTTTTAACCAAGAAGATTATCCGCTACCATATGGATTCAATTTGGAGGAGGATGTCGATGTATCGGCTCCCCGATTGTTTTCTGACACATACTTGCTGAATTACCTTCATGAGGGAGGTCAGGTTGTCTTACAAGCCTATAGCATCATGTTATCTACATCCGTCAGGTCAGATATTTTCAGTTATTTTAAAGAACGTGTGGGGGTCATAACTGAATTCCTTGGGCAAGTAAAGGTACTTTTACTAACCAAGGGACTTTATATCCGATCCCCGTACCTCCCAACGCCTGAAACTTATGATTTTGTTGAAGACCAAAGTTTCCTCACTGGTTACTTTGGAGAGAGAAGACCATTGGTAGGTACAGAAATGTTAAACCTTTACACTAATTTTCAAAGGAACGCGTTAGGCGTAGCTACGATGATTGGATTCAGCCAGGTTGCAAAATCAAAAGAGGTGAGAAAATTCCTCGTCAGGGGTAAAGAAATAGCTGCCAAACATTGTGAAGTATTTGGCTCAAAAATGCGCGAAGATGATATCCCTATGCCTATGACATGGGAGACAGAGGTTACAGACTCCATTACTTACACGTTTTCTGATAAGTTAATGATGTTTTATTCCACGGCTTTAATTGGCTTGAGTGTAGGTTATTATGGTACTGCAATGGCCATGAGCCCGAGAAGGGATTTAGGGGTCATGTACACCAGGTTAATAGCCGAAATCCTAAAATATGCGGAGGACGGAGCTAAGATCATGATAAAAAATGGCTGGATGGAGGAACCGCCAAGAGCCTTAGACCGTGATGAATTAGCTAATAAAAAAAACAACTAG
- a CDS encoding SA1320 family protein, producing the protein MNDSITRSPQNQSKVPSDKDLVELAGYNAYINYTELQPITVNGTKYRVVDTNYKDPTGVDAMTVQNKITKEFTIVYTGTGDNQDIVTDVKLLGDVPPVQLEHAVEYFNKMDERYGINSICGNSLAGAYTNAVAIKNPDVKAVNLNPALLPAGMVDPNKTYDNITNYFSKYDVLTKTEVSLDMGHRIPGKQYEINNGVPELAHIATNHTGYMKGNGINNGNEGQFYTIGVKGQPGFGKIYMAADEHIVTSIWSGLPLYGGGQTERIDINPENLNMLATALQDRVIHKVSLVQDYLGNSAEIVKHEGDQFTLRVNHLQEIFTELLEWAGGPWFIGITTTGNILKSHIDTLISKLNAAEDQCRFLNSILNSPPAELIEHITSTNVSVESLFGEVRNYLYSLKEKVNELTGAAGHILYEKIPQLFEGGKELFIDAVVDELQAHFQIIDGNKDKVLHQLKEYQTQVHDVATNFEHQDQALGQSIGGNTGGVNGKVTVQPTNIYSIEESPYLLEKMHLKDIHLDTSFEDFATLTYAALITPLIGFSRLLATIESTLEILSGLIKGATNIALYGNVPGALISIFTDFDDKVKSSVANTLQPLDELASNIEGIRKGVDSLIMNYPDLLTNFKPYVNDALFNEGGYDNVQLYNTAATSILSEMEMLFQDIVYQLSDHKADSVVALRKVSESALGNMNLLHQQVNRGTMS; encoded by the coding sequence ATGAATGACTCCATTACACGATCTCCTCAAAATCAATCAAAAGTACCGAGTGATAAAGATTTAGTAGAATTAGCAGGGTATAATGCCTATATTAATTATACTGAACTACAACCAATTACAGTAAATGGAACTAAATACAGAGTAGTTGATACAAACTATAAAGACCCTACAGGTGTGGACGCTATGACAGTGCAAAACAAAATAACAAAAGAATTTACCATCGTCTACACAGGAACAGGAGACAACCAGGATATCGTCACCGACGTCAAACTACTCGGTGACGTTCCTCCTGTCCAACTCGAACATGCAGTAGAGTACTTTAACAAAATGGATGAAAGATACGGAATTAATTCAATTTGTGGAAACTCCTTGGCAGGAGCTTACACGAATGCCGTAGCCATCAAAAACCCGGACGTTAAAGCTGTTAACCTTAACCCTGCTCTCTTACCCGCCGGGATGGTTGACCCCAACAAGACATACGACAACATAACTAACTATTTTAGCAAGTACGACGTTTTAACCAAAACAGAAGTTTCACTGGATATGGGCCATCGTATTCCGGGCAAACAATATGAAATTAATAACGGTGTGCCCGAGCTTGCTCACATCGCCACGAACCATACCGGCTATATGAAAGGCAACGGAATTAACAACGGAAATGAAGGGCAATTCTACACCATTGGAGTCAAAGGCCAGCCAGGGTTCGGGAAAATTTATATGGCTGCCGATGAACATATTGTGACGAGTATTTGGTCGGGACTGCCTCTTTATGGTGGAGGACAAACCGAACGAATCGATATCAATCCAGAAAACTTGAATATGTTGGCCACAGCTTTGCAGGATCGCGTCATTCATAAAGTAAGTTTAGTGCAAGATTACTTAGGTAACTCTGCCGAGATTGTAAAACATGAAGGGGATCAATTCACGTTACGTGTCAATCATCTTCAGGAAATATTTACTGAACTTCTCGAATGGGCTGGTGGTCCATGGTTTATAGGAATTACGACAACAGGAAATATTCTCAAGTCCCACATTGACACCCTCATCAGTAAGCTGAATGCCGCAGAAGATCAATGCAGATTCCTAAATAGCATCTTAAACTCTCCCCCAGCCGAACTCATAGAACATATCACCTCTACAAATGTTAGTGTTGAGAGTTTGTTTGGAGAAGTCAGAAATTACTTATACAGCTTAAAAGAAAAAGTCAATGAACTGACGGGTGCCGCCGGCCATATCCTCTATGAGAAAATCCCCCAATTGTTTGAAGGTGGGAAAGAGCTATTTATTGACGCCGTTGTTGATGAATTGCAAGCTCATTTTCAAATCATTGACGGGAACAAAGATAAAGTTCTGCATCAATTAAAGGAATACCAAACTCAGGTTCACGATGTCGCCACGAACTTTGAACATCAAGACCAGGCACTCGGGCAGTCTATAGGAGGCAACACAGGAGGCGTAAATGGTAAGGTTACCGTTCAGCCAACGAACATTTACAGCATTGAAGAGTCACCTTATCTGCTTGAGAAAATGCATTTGAAAGATATCCATCTGGATACATCGTTTGAAGACTTTGCAACTTTAACATATGCAGCCTTAATAACCCCGCTAATTGGGTTCAGCCGCCTTTTAGCCACGATTGAGAGCACATTAGAGATCCTTTCTGGGCTCATAAAAGGAGCGACCAATATTGCTCTTTATGGAAACGTGCCAGGTGCACTGATTAGTATCTTTACTGACTTCGATGACAAAGTAAAAAGCAGCGTGGCAAACACATTGCAGCCCTTAGATGAATTGGCCTCCAACATTGAAGGCATCCGTAAAGGTGTGGACAGTCTTATTATGAACTACCCCGATTTATTGACGAATTTTAAACCCTATGTAAATGATGCTTTATTTAATGAGGGTGGATACGACAATGTTCAACTTTATAATACGGCAGCCACATCCATCCTTAGCGAAATGGAAATGCTTTTTCAAGACATTGTCTATCAATTATCTGATCACAAAGCGGATTCGGTTGTTGCCCTGAGAAAAGTATCTGAGAGTGCACTCGGCAATATGAATCTACTGCATCAGCAAGTCAACCGTGGCACGATGAGCTAA
- a CDS encoding DUF1672 family protein, whose protein sequence is MKHKKKVLTLTIGISLLIGGCGVSESGNNQNGDNNSTEGEQNKNIYASVQDYTGQGYALDSGEKTDKIAEKHREEIDKAIKEFFMEKYKTEVKVHNIVGAVDGASVFVESIGEPHLYTFAIVPIDLDTKEVLTEQIWTREGQVEGAIKSGLYAMVFEKKVKNLDKYLEKFTSKHPITGVREEKNENVGGVGYMTPYYYITMFGEAFDPLYKMYLENPDRSKEEWKSALDLKNFDPNGYNIAIQLYMEKPNVDPSKDIFNQLVTDLENMNNLPPAAYGVYLNDNRIHKESGSGTQDNTLERSVPNMIIKELDKGDLNE, encoded by the coding sequence ATGAAACACAAGAAAAAAGTATTGACATTAACTATCGGAATATCGTTATTGATCGGAGGTTGTGGTGTGAGTGAATCAGGAAATAACCAAAATGGCGACAACAATTCAACTGAAGGGGAACAAAATAAGAATATATACGCAAGCGTTCAGGATTATACGGGTCAGGGTTATGCTCTTGATAGTGGGGAAAAGACAGATAAAATTGCGGAAAAACATCGGGAAGAGATTGATAAAGCTATAAAAGAGTTCTTTATGGAAAAATACAAAACAGAAGTCAAGGTTCATAATATTGTTGGAGCAGTTGATGGCGCATCTGTTTTTGTCGAATCTATCGGAGAGCCTCACTTATACACGTTTGCCATTGTACCTATTGATTTAGACACCAAGGAAGTATTAACAGAACAAATATGGACTCGGGAAGGTCAAGTTGAAGGTGCCATTAAAAGCGGGCTTTATGCCATGGTTTTTGAGAAGAAGGTAAAGAATCTTGACAAATACTTAGAGAAATTCACCTCCAAACACCCTATAACAGGCGTGCGTGAAGAAAAAAATGAAAACGTTGGAGGAGTAGGTTACATGACTCCTTACTATTATATCACCATGTTTGGGGAGGCGTTTGATCCTCTATATAAAATGTACCTTGAAAATCCAGACAGAAGTAAAGAAGAATGGAAGAGTGCTCTGGATCTCAAAAACTTTGATCCCAATGGCTACAATATAGCTATACAATTGTATATGGAAAAGCCAAATGTAGACCCAAGTAAAGATATTTTCAACCAATTAGTTACTGACTTGGAAAACATGAATAACTTACCTCCCGCGGCATATGGAGTGTATTTAAATGATAACCGGATTCATAAAGAATCTGGAAGCGGGACACAAGACAATACCTTAGAGCGATCTGTTCCAAACATGATTATAAAAGAATTAGATAAGGGGGATTTAAATGAATGA
- a CDS encoding NADH:flavin oxidoreductase, whose product MSSNTDTTEPLFQSFTSEKITLPNRTVMAPMTRGFSPNGVPGEDVAAYYRRRAENGVGLIVTEGTGVNHPASVSGASIPLFHGEESLNGWANVVKEVHEAGGKIVPQLWHVGMTRKKGDLPNEEANPVGPSGLSLDGEKVTEPMTEAEVEEMVNAYAQAAADAKRLGFDGIELHGAHGYLIDQFFWKQTNQRTDRYGGDLVGRTQFAVEVIEACRREVGPDFPIIFRFSQWKMNDYKAKLAETSDELEQFLTPLVEAGVDLFHCSTRRFWEPEFEGSELNLAGWTKKLSGKPVISVGSVGLDGEFTSFSGAETTSLDGLMEKLDQSEFDLVAIGRSLLMDPEWVRKVRDGKEDELAPFDKAALKQLY is encoded by the coding sequence TTGAGTTCTAATACAGATACAACTGAACCACTATTTCAATCATTTACGAGTGAAAAAATAACCCTGCCAAATCGCACGGTAATGGCGCCGATGACCAGAGGTTTTTCACCCAATGGAGTTCCAGGAGAGGATGTGGCAGCCTATTACCGCCGCAGAGCTGAAAATGGGGTTGGGTTAATCGTCACAGAAGGAACGGGGGTTAACCATCCGGCTTCAGTTTCAGGTGCCAGTATCCCGTTATTTCATGGAGAAGAATCACTGAATGGATGGGCAAATGTAGTTAAGGAAGTTCATGAGGCTGGCGGGAAAATTGTACCGCAACTCTGGCATGTGGGCATGACTCGTAAAAAAGGAGATCTGCCGAACGAGGAGGCGAATCCTGTTGGACCATCAGGACTGAGTCTGGATGGGGAAAAGGTTACAGAGCCGATGACTGAAGCAGAAGTAGAAGAGATGGTGAATGCTTATGCTCAAGCGGCTGCTGATGCTAAACGCCTGGGATTTGACGGGATTGAACTCCACGGTGCGCATGGCTATTTAATTGATCAATTTTTCTGGAAACAAACCAATCAGCGAACGGACCGATATGGTGGGGACCTTGTCGGAAGAACTCAATTTGCGGTTGAGGTGATCGAAGCTTGCCGCCGTGAAGTCGGACCTGATTTCCCGATTATCTTTCGGTTTTCTCAATGGAAAATGAATGATTATAAGGCCAAACTTGCTGAAACATCGGATGAATTGGAGCAGTTCCTTACACCTTTAGTAGAAGCGGGCGTCGATCTTTTCCACTGTTCAACCCGCCGTTTCTGGGAGCCGGAGTTTGAGGGATCAGAATTGAATTTGGCTGGGTGGACGAAGAAGTTGTCAGGTAAGCCGGTAATTTCTGTAGGATCAGTCGGACTTGATGGAGAATTCACAAGCTTTTCTGGAGCTGAGACCACTAGTTTGGATGGTCTGATGGAAAAACTTGATCAGAGTGAGTTTGATTTAGTAGCCATTGGACGCTCACTATTAATGGATCCAGAGTGGGTGAGGAAAGTTCGTGATGGCAAAGAAGATGAACTAGCACCTTTTGATAAAGCTGCTCTTAAACAGTTATATTAA
- a CDS encoding DUF1672 family protein, producing MKHKRKVMTITTVISLLIGGCGVSESGNNQQKNRYVSVQDYTGQGYDLNGGEQTDKIAEAHREKIDKAVKTFFMEEYKTEVTVHNVVGAQGGATVFVESKGEPHFHTYAMPLFLCRMKSRY from the coding sequence ATGAAACACAAGAGAAAGGTTATGACAATAACTACCGTAATATCGTTATTAATCGGAGGCTGTGGTGTGAGCGAATCAGGTAATAACCAACAAAAGAATAGATACGTAAGCGTCCAGGACTACACAGGGCAAGGATATGACCTTAATGGTGGTGAGCAAACAGACAAAATAGCTGAAGCCCACCGTGAAAAAATAGACAAAGCCGTGAAGACGTTTTTTATGGAAGAATACAAAACTGAAGTGACGGTTCATAACGTAGTAGGTGCGCAAGGTGGAGCCACTGTATTTGTAGAATCTAAAGGTGAACCTCATTTTCACACCTACGCCATGCCATTGTTCCTATGCAGGATGAAAAGCCGGTATTAG
- a CDS encoding Vga family ABC-F type ribosomal protection protein — MVLIHLQGIRVEVKDRTLFHIKDLSIHQGDRIGLVGRNGSGKTSLLRVMAKEKAPAAGTVTQNASVSLLPQLKPQVSQKSGGEISQAVIHETFSQEADVLLADEPTTHLDMENVEKLEQQLKRRQEAMVIVSHDRAFLDALCNQIWELEDEQIRIYSGNYTEYEQQKEAARKHHEKEYEKYIHKKKQLEEAMEQKDQKAQRAVKKPKNLSGSEAKAAKLAKPYFAKKQKKLNQGVKSIQTRLEQLDKVEKIKELPPIKMAVTHEESLNKRVIIRGEKVSGAAGDRLLWKAFDFSVAGGDKVALIGPNGSGKTTFLRMILEDKQGIHISPSVSFGYFSQMLEVLEVNDSILDNVSSTSSQDPTLIRTVLARLGFFRNDVFKPVHVLSGGERVKVAFAKLFVSDANVLILDEPTNYLDIEAVEELGSLLHDYSGTVMLVSHDRRLLEHVATKIFAIHNQQIHSFEGSYRDYTQAEPQKDHDPLEDQLLMVDTKVSDVLSRLSLEPSDKLEEEFQQLLQEKNKLKQQLEKRQ, encoded by the coding sequence ATGGTATTGATTCATTTACAGGGTATTCGTGTTGAGGTGAAGGATCGCACGTTATTTCACATCAAAGATTTAAGTATTCATCAGGGTGATCGGATTGGTCTGGTGGGACGCAATGGTTCGGGAAAAACATCACTGCTAAGGGTAATGGCTAAGGAAAAAGCACCGGCTGCTGGCACGGTTACACAAAATGCCTCTGTATCCCTGCTTCCTCAGTTGAAACCGCAAGTAAGTCAGAAAAGCGGTGGTGAAATATCGCAGGCTGTTATACATGAGACTTTTTCACAGGAAGCTGACGTATTATTGGCTGATGAGCCGACAACTCATCTTGATATGGAAAACGTGGAAAAATTGGAGCAGCAATTAAAGCGGCGTCAGGAAGCGATGGTGATCGTCTCCCATGATCGAGCTTTTCTGGATGCTCTTTGCAATCAAATATGGGAATTAGAAGACGAGCAAATCCGCATATATTCAGGCAATTATACGGAATATGAACAACAAAAAGAAGCGGCACGTAAACATCATGAAAAAGAATACGAGAAATACATCCATAAGAAAAAGCAGCTGGAAGAGGCCATGGAGCAAAAAGATCAAAAAGCACAGCGAGCGGTGAAAAAACCGAAGAATCTTTCCGGTTCTGAGGCTAAAGCAGCGAAATTGGCTAAACCCTATTTTGCTAAAAAACAGAAGAAGTTAAATCAGGGAGTGAAATCCATCCAAACACGTCTTGAACAGCTGGATAAGGTAGAGAAAATCAAAGAGCTTCCACCGATAAAAATGGCCGTAACTCATGAAGAGTCGTTGAATAAACGTGTCATAATCCGCGGGGAGAAGGTAAGCGGCGCCGCAGGAGATCGGTTGTTATGGAAAGCGTTTGATTTCTCAGTTGCTGGAGGCGACAAAGTTGCTCTCATCGGACCAAATGGGAGCGGTAAGACGACCTTCCTTCGTATGATCCTTGAAGATAAGCAAGGCATTCACATTTCTCCATCTGTTTCGTTTGGCTATTTCAGTCAAATGCTTGAAGTGCTGGAAGTCAATGATTCGATTTTAGACAATGTTAGCAGTACGTCTTCCCAGGATCCCACTTTAATCCGAACCGTCCTGGCCCGGCTTGGGTTTTTTCGGAACGATGTGTTTAAACCGGTTCATGTCCTTAGCGGAGGAGAGCGAGTGAAGGTGGCTTTTGCCAAGTTATTTGTCAGTGATGCCAACGTACTGATTTTAGATGAACCGACGAACTACTTGGACATCGAAGCCGTAGAAGAGCTGGGATCACTGCTTCATGATTATTCAGGCACCGTCATGCTCGTATCCCATGACAGACGTTTGCTAGAACATGTAGCAACAAAGATTTTCGCTATTCATAACCAGCAGATTCACTCCTTTGAAGGATCATATCGCGACTACACACAAGCAGAACCGCAGAAAGATCATGATCCATTGGAGGATCAACTGCTTATGGTCGATACAAAGGTTTCTGACGTGTTAAGTCGATTAAGTTTAGAGCCGTCGGATAAGTTAGAGGAAGAATTTCAACAGTTGTTACAGGAGAAAAATAAGCTCAAGCAGCAATTAGAAAAAAGGCAGTAG
- a CDS encoding DUF488 family protein, with protein MKIYTIGHSDYGQEHFLKILHTADINFVADIRAFPASRKYPQFKKENLERWLREAGVEYCHFPSLGGRRKQSGQIGEGLNAGWDNRSFHNYADYTLTEEFKKGVEELKAQAEDANLVYMCSERHPARCHRLIVSNSLQANGWDVFHIVDDSKGSPDLIRHELGKWGAMPIIEEDGTVVYPELYEE; from the coding sequence ATGAAAATATATACGATTGGGCATTCAGATTATGGCCAGGAGCATTTTCTGAAGATACTGCACACTGCTGATATCAATTTTGTGGCGGATATCCGAGCTTTTCCGGCAAGCCGCAAGTACCCTCAGTTCAAGAAGGAAAACTTGGAGCGATGGCTTAGGGAAGCGGGCGTCGAATACTGCCATTTTCCGTCGCTCGGCGGCAGGCGGAAGCAGTCGGGTCAGATAGGAGAGGGGCTCAATGCTGGGTGGGACAATCGCTCGTTTCATAATTATGCGGATTATACGTTGACTGAGGAGTTTAAGAAGGGAGTGGAGGAACTTAAGGCCCAAGCGGAAGATGCCAACCTGGTCTACATGTGTTCAGAGCGTCATCCGGCGAGGTGTCATCGTTTGATCGTCAGTAACTCGTTGCAGGCGAACGGTTGGGATGTTTTCCACATCGTTGATGATTCAAAAGGGAGTCCTGATCTCATCAGGCATGAATTGGGTAAATGGGGAGCCATGCCGATTATCGAAGAGGATGGCACGGTCGTGTATCCGGAACTGTATGAGGAGTGA
- a CDS encoding DUF1672 family protein gives MQDEKPVLEGVWSQEGQVEQAIQTSLYRMVNEEAFNQLDKYLEEVVQNKPVVGKTEEAIENTGAVGLMTPYYYADVAGDSLKHLYNAYMDKPQITKEELQEVYQPDIVEPEKIFITIQLFMEEKQAQPDEKIFEEICKHIEKSTEFPSGSYGIFLNDNMISKSSGNGNKDNTLERGLVDPIIKH, from the coding sequence ATGCAGGATGAAAAGCCGGTATTAGAGGGGGTATGGTCCCAGGAAGGCCAAGTAGAACAAGCGATCCAAACAAGTCTTTATCGAATGGTTAATGAAGAAGCGTTTAATCAGTTAGACAAATATCTTGAAGAGGTAGTGCAGAATAAACCTGTTGTCGGTAAAACCGAGGAAGCTATTGAAAACACTGGAGCTGTCGGCCTGATGACTCCTTATTATTATGCAGACGTTGCCGGCGACTCATTGAAGCATTTATATAATGCTTATATGGATAAACCTCAAATCACGAAGGAAGAACTTCAAGAGGTTTATCAACCAGATATTGTAGAGCCAGAAAAGATATTTATTACCATACAATTATTTATGGAAGAAAAACAAGCACAGCCAGACGAAAAAATATTTGAAGAAATATGCAAACATATAGAAAAGTCAACAGAATTCCCAAGTGGCTCATATGGGATTTTCTTAAATGACAATATGATATCTAAGTCTTCAGGAAATGGAAATAAAGATAATACGTTAGAAAGAGGATTAGTCGACCCAATAATCAAGCATTAA
- a CDS encoding ketopantoate reductase family protein: MNVLVQGAGALGGYFGGRMLEAGLDVSFFLREKRAAQLRKEGLKINSPEGNFETADVTIYTSVEEVKNIDLVILAVKGYHLDQVIPQVTAIVRQTGAFVLPLLNGVEQLDRLQEAVGSEKVLGGFASIMATLNEQGHVVHTSGNSAVKFGALHDGQVEICEQLEEVNRLVNTNLLREEDIKKHMWKKYIFITSFSGITSAMQLPAGFVVDNDASFTTARRVVYEMKLLAEMEGVAITDQEVEHMADKLKRFPKEATSSMHQDMRKGLPLEVEHLHGGAFRLAEKHGVTIPVIETLYGILKPYENGKIDGQV; the protein is encoded by the coding sequence ATGAATGTGTTAGTACAAGGAGCTGGAGCTTTAGGGGGTTATTTTGGCGGAAGAATGTTGGAGGCGGGATTGGATGTTTCATTCTTTCTGAGAGAAAAACGTGCTGCACAATTACGAAAAGAAGGATTAAAAATAAACAGCCCTGAAGGGAATTTCGAAACAGCAGATGTAACGATTTATACATCTGTGGAAGAAGTCAAAAACATAGACCTGGTGATCCTCGCTGTAAAAGGGTATCATCTTGATCAAGTTATCCCGCAAGTAACAGCGATTGTACGTCAGACTGGTGCCTTCGTGCTGCCATTGTTGAATGGTGTGGAACAGTTAGACAGACTTCAGGAAGCGGTTGGCAGCGAGAAGGTATTAGGTGGATTTGCTTCGATTATGGCCACGTTAAATGAACAGGGCCATGTCGTTCATACAAGCGGAAATAGTGCGGTCAAATTTGGGGCTCTCCATGACGGTCAAGTAGAGATATGTGAGCAATTAGAAGAAGTTAACCGCCTCGTCAATACGAATTTGTTAAGAGAAGAAGATATTAAGAAGCATATGTGGAAGAAGTACATATTTATTACGTCGTTTTCCGGAATTACGTCTGCGATGCAATTGCCGGCAGGTTTTGTGGTTGACAATGACGCATCATTCACTACGGCTAGAAGGGTAGTTTATGAGATGAAATTGCTGGCTGAAATGGAAGGCGTTGCTATTACGGATCAAGAAGTGGAGCACATGGCTGACAAGTTAAAGCGTTTCCCGAAAGAAGCGACATCTTCCATGCACCAGGATATGAGAAAAGGGCTTCCTTTAGAAGTTGAACATTTACATGGAGGCGCGTTCCGTTTAGCTGAGAAGCATGGGGTGACGATCCCTGTTATCGAAACGCTATATGGCATATTAAAACCGTATGAAAATGGAAAAATCGATGGACAGGTATAA